In Plasmodium falciparum 3D7 genome assembly, chromosome: 8, the following proteins share a genomic window:
- a CDS encoding stevor yields MKTYYLKMLLFTFFINTLVLAHYENYLNNHYNISLIPNNTKRTIIKSRLLAQTQNHNPHYHNDPELKEIIDKMNEEAIKKYQQTHDPYEQLQELVEKKGTNPLGGHGVKPMSTIDKELLETYEEMFCDKSHIKSGMYPNDDEGSDTSSRCECSDTNNTDLAKTKGKDKYLKHLKVRCSRGIYSCSVLSAFLTTLGLIFAKKAALAHFTVHGTQYSTCTSYVTIFNMLNGESMISAIKVGTGVCATGLSDLATPAATSASAMFGPFGIAALVLLILAVVLIILYIWLYRRRKKSWKHECKKHLCR; encoded by the exons atgaagacaTATTACCTTAAAATGTTATTGTTtaccttttttataaatacattagtATTAGCACATTat GAAAATTATCTAAATAACCATTATAATATAAGCCTCATACCAAATAACACAAAaagaacaataataaaatcaAGACTCTTAGCACAAACACAAAATCATAATCCACATTATCATAATGATCCAGAACTGAAAGAAATAATTGATAAAATGAACGAGGAagcaataaaaaaataccaaCAAACTCATGATCCATATGAACAATTACAAGAACtagtagaaaaaaaaggaacaaaTCCTTTAGGTGGACATGGTGTAAAACCTATGTCAACGATAGACAAAGAATTATTGGAAACATATGAAGAAATGTTTTGTGACAAAAGTCATATCAAGTCGGGTATGTACccaaatgatgatgaaggaTCAGATACGTCATCAAGATGCGAATGTTCTGATACTAATAATACAGATTTAGCAAAAACAAAAGGAAAGGATAAGTATTTAAAACACTTAAAAGTGAGATGTTCCCGTGGTATATATTCTTGCTCAGTCCTTAGTGCATTTTTAACAACGTTAGGTTTGATATTTGCAAAGAAGGCTGCCCTTGCGCACTTTACTGTCCATGGAACACAGTATAGTACATGCACTTCGTATGTtacaatatttaatatgcTTAATGGTGAATCTATGATTTCAGCTATTAAAGTAGGTACTGGAGTCTGTGCTACTGGTCTTTCCGATCTAGCCACACCTGCTGCAACTTCTGCTAGTGCAATGTTTGGTCCTTTTGGTATTGCAGCTTTAGTTCTTCTTATATTAGCTGTTGTactcataatattatacatatggttgtatagaagaagaaaaaaatcatGGAAACATGAATGCAAGAAACATTTATGTAGGTaa
- a CDS encoding rifin, which translates to MKLHYSKILLFPLPLNILEYSKNKPYITPNTPTTTSRGLSECDTYTSVYDNDPEMKGVMQDFNRQASQRFDEYEERMITNKQKYKEQRDKDIQKIIVKDKIQKSLEEKVEKGCLKCGYGLGGVAAGVGIFGAIAVNEWTKTATASAIKFANLEGIKAGIPVVIGKIKDLGFLSKFSHIEWSNFINGSNYKSAKGLMEATKAAVTTNGKTCPTNIGHVCDAISNGEPTFQSIAEAGEKAAADATAAVEEAELFKVTNTSSTAYSTIGYSGIAILIILLVMIIIYLILRYRRKKKMNKKLQYTKLLNQ; encoded by the exons atgaaattacACTActctaaaatattattatttccccttccattaaatatattg GAGTATAGTAAAAATAAACCATACATCACACCAAATACACCAACTACGACATCACGGGGGTTAAGCGAATGTGACACATATACGTCAGTTTATGATAATGATCCCGAAATGAAAGGAGTAATGCAGGATTTTAATCGACAAGCATCACAACGTTTTGATGAATACGAAGAACGTATGAtcacaaacaaacaaaaatataaagaacaaCGTGACAAAgacatacaaaaaattattgtaAAAGATAAAATCCAAAAATCATTAGAAGAAAAAGTGGAAAAAGGATGTCTTAAGTGTGGGTATGGGTTAGGAGGTGTTGCAGCAGGTGTTGGAATATTTGGTGCAATAGCTGTAAATGAGTGGACAAAAACTGCCACTGCTTCCGCTATAAAATTCGCTAATCTGGAGGGTATAAAAGCAGGTATTCCAGTAGTAAttggaaaaataaaagaccTTGGTTTTTTGAGTAAATTTTCTCACATTGAATGGTCAAATTTCATTAATGGATCAAATTATAAAAGTGCCAAAGGTCTTATGGAAGCTACTAAAGCTGCCGTGACTACGAATGGAAAAACTTGCCCAACTAATATTGGGCACGTGTGCGATGCCATATCTAATGGGGAACCAACATTTCAGTCAATTGCAGAAGCCGGTGAAAAAGCTGCTGCTGACGCAACTGCAGCTGTTGAAGAAGCTGAACTTTTTAAGGTAACAAATACAAGTTCTACTGCGTATAGTACAATTGGTTACTCCGGCATTGCCATATtgattatattattagttatgataattatttatttaattttacgttatcgtaggaaaaaaaagatgaataaaaaactacaatatacaaaattattaaatcaataa
- a CDS encoding rifin, producing the protein MKLHFTNILLFSLPLNIFVTSSHLNNQQNIYKTSNTSNFIALKTCRSLCECDPYISIYDNHPEMQKVMENFKKQTEQRFREYDKIMKDKLQKCKEQCDRDIQKIILKEKIQKELTETLAALETNIDINDIPTCDCEKSVSDKVEKTCLKCGGILGTTIPKLALLGGISTHMLTTAATSAAIEAGMKAVVASLKDFFSSFSRNTVDLTSIVNPSSYNCSNVLLQNAKNLTKTICIPNTDGSITPFCSAIDYNAKLTFDGFVQAGTLAYDAKLSSETSAITSFNIAMMSSIVAIVIIVLFIVIIYLILHYRRKKKNKKKLQYIKLLKE; encoded by the exons atgaaactcCACTTCactaacatattattattttcccttccattaaatatatttgtaacaTCATCACat ttaAATAatcaacaaaatatatataaaacatcaAACACATCAAATTTCATAGCTCTAAAAACATGTAGATCATTATGCGAATGCGACCCATATATATCCATTTATGATAATCATCCAGAGATGCAAAAAGTAAtggaaaattttaaaaaacagACAGAACAGAGGTTTCGCGAGTACGACAAAATTATGAAAGATAAACTCCAAAAATGTAAAGAACAATGTGATAgagatatacaaaaaattattttgaaagaaaaaatacaaaaagaaTTAACAGAAACGTTAGCAGCATTGGAAACAAACATAGACATCAATGACATACCCACTTGCGATTGCGAAAAATCTGTATCAGATAAAGTGGAAAAAACATGTTTGAAATGTGGAGGTATATTAGGTACGACGATACCTAAATTGGCACTTTTAGGTGGTATTTCTACACATATGTTGACAACTGCAGCTACTTCTGCAGCTATTGAAGCTGGTATGAAAGCTGTCGTTGCTAGCCTTAAAgatttcttttcttcatttagTAGAAACACGGTTGATTTGACATCAATTGTTAATCCGTCAAGTTATAATTGTAGTAATGTTTTACTTCAAAATGCTAAGAATTTAACGAAGACAATATGTATACCTAATACGGATGGCAGCATCACTCCTTTTTGCTCTGCAATAGATTATAATGCTAAATTAACGTTTGACGGTTTCGTACAAGCTGGTACTCTGGCATATGATGCAAAGTTGTCATCCGAAACATCAGCAATTACTAGTTTCAATATTGCCATGATGTCATCAATTGTTGCAATAGTAATTATAGTTTtgtttattgttattatttatttaattttacattatcgtagaaaaaaaaaaaacaagaaaaaattacaatatataaaattattaaaagaataa
- a CDS encoding stevor, which yields MISYNFKLFIFSIILGTLSLIYNNDYERLYKNKKYKNILYVPTNFRSLAEVSLERRTNHIQQNYEFREHGNTNETKYKKNKYPKDDAKTKQKILKVTEKENTGTPNYRKYKKGTYDKEKEEKSNRSPHSLKYLELQRKLYNNFYVKSEMDFHNLSDKSNDNFYECAYENKLYDTLYLSNKVHDNYLDNLKSGCAGGIGVCALSFTVTKIAGSTAAANALITNVYTSVALNQLSQTLVGLNLFFESVIQTAITSGKISIINSSMATKAATDVSGAFGPYGIAIYVIIAIIVVLIILYIWLRKTRKNSWKHECKKYLCK from the exons atgatatcttataattttaaattatttatattttcaattaTATTAGGAACATTAAGCTTAATTTATAAT AATGACTATGaaagattatataaaaacaaaaaatataaaaatatcttaTATGTTCCAACAAATTTTAGATCATTAGCAGAAGTATCATTGGAACGTAGAACAAATCATATACAACAAAATTATGAATTTAGGGAACATGGAAATACGAATGAAACAAAATAcaagaaaaacaaatatcCAAAAGATGACgcaaaaacaaaacaaaaaatactAAAAGTAacagaaaaggaaaatactGGAACACCAAATTAcaggaaatataaaaaaggaacatATGATAAagagaaagaagaaaaatcaaATAGATCTCCTCATTCCCTTAAATATTTAGAATTACAAAGAAaactttataataatttttatgtaaaatCAGAAATGGATTTTCATAATTTGTCAGATAAATCTAATGATAACTTTTATGAATGTGCATATGAAAACAAATTGTACGacacattatatttatcaaataaagtacatgataattatttagataatttaaaatCGGGTTGTGCTGGAGGCATAGGTGTGTGTGCTCTTTCATTTACAGTTACAAAAATAGCTGGTTCTACTGCTGCAGCTAATGCATTAATTACAAATGTTTATACTTCAGTTGCGCTTAATCAATTGTCCCAAACCCTTGTCGGCCTAAATTTATTCTTTGAATCTGTCATACAAACTGCTATTACTTCTGGAAAGATATCCATCATTAATAGTTCAATGGCTACGAAGGCTGCTACTGATGTTAGTGGAGCTTTCGGTCCTTATGGTATTgctatttatgttattattgcAATAATAGTTgtacttataatattatatatatggttgCGTAAGACAAGAAAGAATTCATGGAAACATGAAtgcaaaaaatatttatgtaagtAA
- a CDS encoding stevor, protein MYYLKMLLFTFLINTLVLPHYENCQNNHYNINLIRNNTQRTIIKSRLLAQAKNRNPHYHNDPELKEIIDKMNEEAIKKYQKTHDPYKQLKEVVEKNGAKYTGGNDAEPMSTIEKELLETYEEIFGNESDIMLKSGMNQNDDDKSSTCECTDTNITKLGKTKGRDKYLKHLKHRCIGGICSCTVGSALLTMIGLAVAKAAAVGPFNYVASNGLTYSTCASHITIYNMFNSITLGEAVKAGGGICVSGAGDLVGTAAASASAIFEPCGIAALVLLILAVVLIILYIWLYRRRKNSWKHECKKHLSK, encoded by the exons ATGTATTATCTTAAAATGTTATTGTTtacctttttaataaatacattagTATTACCACATTat gAAAATTGTCAAAATAaccattataatataaacctAATACGAAATAACACACAAAGAACAATTATAAAATCAAGATTATTAGCACAAGCGAAAAATCGTAATCCGCATTATCATAATGATCCAGAACTCAAAGAAATAATTGATAAAATGAACGAGGAagcaataaaaaaataccaaAAAACTCATGATCCATATAAACAATTGAAAGAAGTAGTAGAAAAAAATGGAGCAAAATATACAGGTGGTAATGATGCAGAACCTATGTCAACGATAGAAAAGGAATTATTGGAAACGTATGAAGAAATTTTTGGTAACGAAAGTGATATTATGTTGAAATCGGGTATGAACcaaaatgatgatgacaAATCATCAACATGTGAATGTACTGATACTAATATTACAAAACTAGGAAAAACAAAAGGAAgagataaatatttaaaacacCTAAAACACAGATGTATAGGTGGAATATGTTCTTGCACAGTAGGTAGTGCACTCTTAACAATGATAGGTTTGGCAGTTGCAAAAGCTGCTGCCGTTGGTCCCTTCAATTATGTTGCTAGCAATGGACTAACGTATAGTACGTGCGCATCCcatattactatatataacatGTTTAATTCTATTACTCTAGGGGAAGCTGTTAAGGCAGGCGGTGGAATCTGTGTAAGTGGTGCTGGTGATTTAGTCGGAACTGCTGCAGCTTCTGCTAGTGCAATTTTTGAACCTTGTGGTATTGCAGCTTTGGTGCTACTTATATTAGCTGTTgtacttataatattatacatatggttatatagaagaagaaaaaattcaTGGAAACATGAATGTAAGAAACATTTAAGTAAGTAA
- a CDS encoding rifin codes for MKLHYTKILLICLPLNILVLSSYVHNKNKPSITSHHTPRYTSRVLSECDTESSIYDSDEEINSVKEIFERQTSQRLREYDERLQEKRQKRKEQRDKNIQKIIQKDKMEKNLAEKIEKGCLMCGCGLGSVAGSVGLFGGIAINIWKNVALDVGIKEAIKAAAAEISASANAAGAAEIMKLIKSKFVVSTLGNKTLKSFINPNTYTQVTSIYEAVSNQYLQTCAKDSLGKGFLRFADGNRDIPFCNSVWEQTQAVSQSRKYISHIDGIRTAVETMVADAEEPAKAAAEAARESAINAIKARETGLINTVFMSKQTAIIASVVAILIIVLVMIIIYLVLRYRRKKKMNKKAQYTKLLNQ; via the exons atgaaactgCACTAcactaaaatattattaatttgccttccattaaatatattggtgttatcatcatat GtgcataataaaaataaaccatCCATCACATCACATCATACACCAAGATATACATCACGAGTGTTAAGCGAATGTGACACAGAATCGTCAATTTATGATAGTGATGAGGAAATCAATTCAGTGAAGGAAATTTTCGAAAGACAAACCTCACAAAGATTACGAGAATATGACGAAAGGTTGCAAGAAAAACGACAAAAACGTAAAGAACAGCGtgacaaaaatatacaaaaaattattcaaaaagataaaatggaGAAAAACTTGGcagaaaaaatagaaaaaggtTGTCTTATGTGTGGGTGTGGGCTAGGAAGTGTTGCAGGAAGTGTTGGATTATTTGGTGGGATTGCTATAAATATCTGGAAAAATGTGGCACTTGATGTTGGTATTAAAGAAGCTATAAAAGCAGCTGCTGCTGAGATTTCGGCTTCCGCTAATGCTGCGGGTGCGGCggaaataatgaaattaataaaatcaaaATTTGTTGTATCAACTCTAGGTAATAAGACATTGAAATCCTTTATTAATCCAAATACTTATACACAAGTGACAAGCATTTATGAAGCTGTTTCTAATCAATATTTACAGACATGTGCAAAGGATTCTTTAGGGAAGGGGTTCCTCCGTTTCGCTGACGGTAACCGTGATATTCCTTTTTGCAATTCGGTGTGGGAACAAACTCAAGCTGTATCACAatcaagaaaatatatttcacatATAGATGGTATAAGAACAGCTGTAGAAACTATGGTGGCAGACGCCGAAGAGCCTGCTAAAGCCGCTGCTGAGGCTGCTAGAGAAAGTGCTATTAATGCAATAAAAGCTCGAGAGACCGGTCTGATAAATACTGTATTTATGAGTAAGCAAACTGCTATTATTGCTTCTGTTGTTGCAATATTAATTATAGTTTTggttatgataataatttatttagttTTACGTTAtcgacgaaaaaaaaaaatgaataaaaaagcccaatacacaaaattattaaatcaataa
- a CDS encoding rifin, giving the protein MKVHYINILLFSLPLNILEHNPWNHYMKPHTYTNRSLCECELYEPANYDNDPQMKEVMENFIKQTQQRFHDYDDRMKEKRKQCKERCDKEIQKIILKDKLEKELTEKFSTLHTDIQSDAIPTCVCEKSVADKVEKTCLRCGSVFGGGIAPSVGLLGGIGEAAISAWKPKAIAAAIAAAEKAGAAEGLAAGNALGMEIVTAFLKAYSVDKFCPELLQSIGNKITYYDVAKISEIIIGKYEATCNVSTDTSTQAMCTDVGTKFKLIRNETMDFLPTRSGIKTKVIDFVEKAKFSADTQAAKVSSKITADLTAEKTGEIAATYGAWKTTIIASIVAIVVIVLIMVIIYLILRYRRKKKMKKKLQYIKLLKE; this is encoded by the exons atgaaagtccattatattaatatattattgttttctCTTCCATTAAATATACTG GAACATAATCCATGGAACCATTACATGAAACCACATACGTACACCAATAGATCATTATGCGAATGCGAATTATATGAACCTGCCAATTATGATAATGACCCACAAATGAAAGAAGTCATGGAAAATTTCATTAAACAGACACAGCAAAGATTTCATGATTATGACGACCGTATGAAAGAAAAACGAAAGCAATGTAAAGAACGATGTGAtaaagaaatacaaaaaattatattaaaagataaattagaAAAGGAATTAACAGAAAAGTTTTCCACACTACACACAGATATACAAAGTGATGCTATTCCAACATGTGTTTGCGAAAAATCAGTCGCAGATAAAGTGGAAAAAACATGTTTGAGATGTGGAAGTGTGTTCGGTGGTGGTATTGCACCAAGTGTTGGTTTATTAGGAGGAATTGGTGAAGCTGCAATAAGCGCCTGGAAACCTAAGGCAATTGCTGCCGCTATTGCAGCTGCTGAAAAAGCCGGTGCTGCGGAGGGTTTAGCTGCCGGTAATGCCCTTGGTATGGAAATAGTTACTGCATTTTTAAAAGCATACAGTGTAGATAAATTTTGTCCTGAATTATTGCAATCCATTGGTAATAAGATAACTTATTATGATGTCGCAAAGATTTCTGAAATTATTATTGGAAAATATGAGGCAACTTGTAATGTGTCGACCGATACTAGTACTCAGGCTATGTGCACAGATGTTGGTACTAAATTTAAACTAATTAGAAATGAAACTATGGATTTTCTTCCAACAAGATCTGGTATAAAAACAAAGGTAATCGATTTTGTTGAAAAAGCTAAATTTTCTGCTGATACCCAAGCTGCGAAGGTGAGTTCTAAAATTACTGCTGATCTGACAGCTGAAAAGACCGGTGAGATAGCAGCTACATATGGTGCTTGGAAGACTACTATTATTGCTTCTATCGTTGCGATAGTAGTTATAGTTTTAATtatggtaataatatatttaattttacgttatcgacgaaaaaaaaaaatgaagaaaaaactgcaatatataaaattattgaaaGAATAG
- a CDS encoding rifin translates to MKIHYTNILLFPLKLNILVNTQQIPSITPHHTPTIRLLCECELYVPNCDNDPEMKRVMQQFHDRTTQRFQEYDERLQERRQICKDKCDKEIQKIILKDKLEKELMDKFATLDTDIQSDAIPTCICEKSLADKVERGCLRCGYGLGSVAPMIGLTGSVAVNVWKTAELAAAMELAKQAGAAAGIKAGHLAGTKVVIDQLHTLGIYFVGNKQLETIIDVTNYMNVSVINDNVYSHYITSCTPSVVNGRPVGTFKFSGPVCNLVQPNHQGIWDRSLAQAIIKKKVEEAVAEGTQAAETEAARVTATKTAAFEAKNIAEVEAATTSYYTPIIASIVAIVIIVLIMVIIYKILRYRRKKKMKKKLQYIKLLEE, encoded by the exons atgaaaatccattatactaatatattattgtttcctctaaaattaaatatattg GTAAATACCCAACAAATTCCATCCATCACACCACACCATACACCAACTATCAGGTTATTATGCGAATGCGAATTATATGTGCCTAATTGTGACAACGATCCTGAAATGAAAAGGGTGATGCAACAATTTCATGATCGTACAACACAAAGGTTTCAAGAATACGATGAAAGATTGCAAGAAAGACGACAAATATGTAAAGATAAATGTGATAAGGAAatccaaaaaattattttaaaagataaattagaaaaagaattaatggACAAATTTGCTACGTTAGACACGGATATACAAAGTGACGCCATTCCAACATGTATTTGCGAAAAATCGTTAGCAGATAAAGTGGAAAGAGGATGCTTGAGATGTGGTTATGGTCTAGGAAGTGTTGCACCAATGATTGGATTAACTGGTTCAGTTGCTGTAAATGTGTGGAAAACTGCAGAACTTGCAGCGGCTATGGAATTAGCTAAACAAGCAGGTGCTGCGGCCGGTATTAAAGCAGGACATTTGGCGGGTACTAAAGTTGTTATTGATCAATTACACACATTGGGTATATACTTTGTAGGTAATAAACAATTGGAAACAATTATTGATGtaacaaattatatgaatgtgTCTGTCATTAATGATAATGTTTATTCTCATTATATCACGTCATGTACACCTAGTGTTGTTAATGGTCGCCCTGTCGGTACTTTTAAATTTAGTGGTCCTGTTTGCAATTTGGTTCAGCCAAATCATCAAGGTATATGGGATAGAAGTTTAGCACAAgctattataaaaaaaaaggtagaAGAAGCTGTTGCAGAAGGTACACAAGCTGCTGAAACCGAAGCTGCTAGGGTGACTGCCACTAAAACAGCAGCATTTGAAGCAAAAAACATAGCCGAAGTAGAAGCTGCAACTACTTCCTACTATACTCCTATAATAGCATCCATCGTTGCAATAGTAATCATAGTTTTAATtatggtgataatatataagattttacgttatcgacgaaaaaaaaaaatgaagaaaaaactccaatatataaaactattAGAAGAATAG